The following proteins are encoded in a genomic region of Coffea eugenioides isolate CCC68of chromosome 6, Ceug_1.0, whole genome shotgun sequence:
- the LOC113775941 gene encoding uncharacterized protein LOC113775941, protein MDNNSLGTGLMAVFAVSGSVALLAMQLHKRLLSDFMEKMELEIGSKKNQRLKKVRFADDAVPRRAASSQNAEPKKNDLRGVACPKRAREEKLETLPLNWQALYKGIIKDREFKGLK, encoded by the exons ATGGATAATAATTCCTTGGGAACCGGGTTGATGGCTGTTTTCGCTGTGTCCGGAAGCGTTGCTCTTCTAGCCATGCAACTCCACAAACGCCTCCTTTCGGATTTTATGGAGAAGATGGAGCTTGAGATAG GGTCTAAGAAAAATCAACGACTGAAGAAGGTGAGGTTTGCAGATGATGCTGTGCCACGTCGTGCGGCTTCAAGCCAGAATGCAGAGCCAAAGAAGAATGATCTGCGCGGTGTGGCGTGTCCAAAGCGTGCACGTGAAGAAAAGTTGGAGACATTGCCCCTCAATTGGCAGGCTTTGTATAAAGGGATCATAAAAGATAGGGAGTTTAAAGGCCTTAAGTAA
- the LOC113773463 gene encoding uncharacterized protein LOC113773463, translating into MTKQIVLRAPPSYTDRRQPLLSQEETGSRRGSKRVAEVVGGTAAECVAVCCCCPCGLVNLLVLAVYKVPAGLCRKALRQKRRRKVKNGGHLPPRKCGCNDVELFQLHPLPGPLLTAESDKDVVELEKEMWDKFYSTGFWRSPSQRSDSAVNSSL; encoded by the coding sequence ATGACGAAACAAATTGTTCTGCGGGCGCCCCCGTCTTATACGGACCGCCGGCAGCCACTCCTGAGCCAAGAAGAAACCGGCTCGCGCCGAGGAAGCAAGCGGGTGGCGGAGGTCGTGGGAGGGACCGCTGCCGAATGCGTGGCAGTCTGCTGCTGCTGCCCGTGCGGGCTGGTGAATTTGCTGGTCTTGGCCGTCTATAAAGTACCGGCGGGGCTATGTCGGAAGGCACTGAGGCAGAAACGGCGCCGCAAGGTGAAGAATGGGGGACATTTGCCGCCCCGGAAATGCGGCTGCAATGACGTCGAGCTATTCCAGCTCCACCCCCTCCCGGGCCCACTTCTCACGGCGGAGTCGGATAAAGACGTGGTGGAGCTAGAGAAGGAAATGTGGGACAAATTTTACAGCACTGGATTTTGGAGAAGTCCCTCCCAGAGGAGCGACTCCGCCGTAAATTCGTCGCTGTAA
- the LOC113775410 gene encoding sucrose-phosphatase 1: protein MPRIGSQYLLQPIINNCLGPKLVRPSSFPLPLSPSGSGSYPPGGERLLLLLRTHPSSPIRPIASAASLPPPPTPNEVHIKVTMDRLADAAHLMIVSDLDHTMVDHHDPENMSLLRFNALWEANYRDNSLLVFSTGRSPTLYKELRKEKPMLTPDITIMSVGTEITYGNAMVPDDGWVEFLNQKWDRKIVTEETSKFPELTLQSHTEQRPHKVSFYVQKDKAQDVIKALAARLEERGLDVKIIYSGGMDLDILPQGAGKGQALAYLLKKFKAEGKSPNNTLVCGDSGNDAELFSIPEVYGVMVSNAQEELLQWHAANAKDNSKIIHATERCAAGIIQAIGHFNLGPSVSPRDVTDLSDSKLDDFDPAYEVVKFNLFFERWRRAEVEKSELYLANMKAVCCPSGVLVHPSGIEKLLGDCVNAFRTCYGDQQGKGYRVWVDQVLPTQVGSDSWLVKYKKWELSGEKQKGCLTTVLLSSKGVSVPEGLTWVHVHQTWLDGAGPTDDSSWFF, encoded by the exons ATGCCAAGAATTGGTTCCCAATATCTGCTGCAGCCAATTATCAATAACTGTCTCGGACCAAAACTCGTAAGGCCATCCTCATTTCCTCTTCCCCTTTCCCCGTCAGGCTCAGGTAGTTATCCTCCAGGTGGTGAAcgtctcctcctcctcctgcgAACTCATCCTTCCTCCCCTATCCGACCCATCGCCTCCGCCGCGTCCCTTCCTCCCCCTCCTACTCCG AACGAAGTTCACATTAAAGTCACCATGGATCGGCTTGCTGACGCTGCACATCTAATGATAGTCTCAGATCTTGACCACACAATG GTTGATCATCACGATCCTGAGAATATGTCTCTGCTTAGGTTTAATGCCTTGTGGGAAGCCAACTATCGAGACAATTCTCTGCTAGTATTCTCAACTGGGAGGTCACCTACACTGTACAAGGAGTTGCGGAAAGAGAAGCCTATGCTGACCCCAGATATTACCATCATGTCTGTAGGAACTGAAATCACATACGGCAATGCTATGGTGCCTGATGATGGCTGGGTTGAATTTCTAAACCAGAAATGGGATAGAAAGATAGTTACAGAAGAGACGAGCAAGTTTCCAGAGCTTACTCTTCAG TCACACACGGAGCAACGACCACACAAGGTTAGCTTTTATGTTCAGAAGGATAAAGCTCAAGATGTAATTAAAGCACTTGCTGCACGGCTGGAAGAACGCGGG TTGGATGTTAAAATAATTTACAGTGGAGGGATGGATTTGGATATATTACCACAAGGTGCAGGCAAAGGGCAAGCACTTGCTTATTTGCTTAAAAAATTCAAGGCTGAGGGTAAATCACCTAACAACACGCTTGTTTGTGGAGACTCTGGGAATGACGCTGAACTATTTAGCATACCTGAAGTATATGGCGTCATG GTCAGTAACGCCCAGGAAGAATTGTTGCAATGGCATGCGGCTAATGCTAAAGATAATTCTAAGATCATTCATGCAACTGAGAGGTGTGCAGCGGGTATCATACAAGCCATTGGCCATTTTAACCTCGGGCCCAGTGTATCTCCAAGAGATGTCACAGACTTGTCCGATTCTAAGTTGGATGACTTTGATCCTGCTTATGAAGTAGTGAAATTTAACTTGTTCTTTGAAAGATGGAGACGTGCAGAAGTTGAAAAGTCTGAGCTTTATTTGGCAAACATGAAAGCAGTCTGT TGTCCATCTGGTGTGCTTGTTCATCCATCAGGGATTGAAAAACTTCTTGGTGACTGTGTAAATGCATTTAGGACCTGCTATGGTGACCAACAGGGAAAAGGTTATCGGGTTTGGGTGGATCAGGTTTTGCCAACACAGGTTGGTTCAGACTCCTGGCTAGTGAAGTACAAGAAATGGGAGTTATCTG GTGAAAAACAGAAGGGTTGCTTGACGACAGTTTTATTGAGTTCAAAG GGTGTCAGTGTCCCAGAAGGGCTTACCTGGGTGCATGTCCATCAGACGTGGTTGGATGGAGCTGGGCCAACTGATGATTCATCCTGGTTTTTCTAA
- the LOC113772849 gene encoding prolycopene isomerase, chloroplastic isoform X2, which yields MATSALNPLSFNTAAKRSSWPTSKKFKSLLFSPDGLPVIMSCKMGILNSGFYSSLLPSSSCKMIPLSSFNHRLRQYPLGLGTSGSHQSGQFDLSGVSKGGKGKRRSFVYVKSLVDVDKVAESSGSFVGFEGSRTYDAIVIGSGIGGLVAATQLAVKGAKVLVLEKYVIPGGSSGFYERDGYKFDVGSSVMFGFSDKGNLNLITQALAAVGSKIDVIPDPTTVHFHLPDDLSVRVHREYSDFVAEIVHKFPHEKEGILNFYGECWKIFNSLNSLELKSLEEPIYLFGQFFKKPIECLTLAYYLPQNAGDIARKFIKDPQLLSFIDAECFIVSTVNALQTPMINASMVLCDRHFGGINYPVGGVGEIAKSLAKGLVKKGSEILYKANVTNIIVNNGKAVGVKLSDGRKFYARTIISNATRWDTFGKLLEKKNLPKEEENFQKAYVKAPSFLSIHVGIKAEILPPDTDCHHFVLEDDWKNLENSYGSIFLSIPTVLDSSLAPEGRHILHIFTTSSIEDWEGLSRKDYEAKKELVAEKIIMTLEKKLFPGLKSAIVFKEVGTPKTHRRYLARDSGTYGPMPRNTPKGLLGMPFNTTGIDGLYCVGDSCFPGQGVIAVAFSGVMCAHRGLRGNPPYWMLPSYDYLVG from the exons ATGGCAACCTCTGCTTTAAATCCCCTATCTTTCAATACTGCGGCTAAACGATCTTCATGGCCCACAAGCAAAAAGTTCAAATCTTTATTATTTAGCCCCGATGGACTTCCCGTTATCATGAGCTGCAAAATGGGTATCTTGAATTCTGGGTTCTACAGTTCTTTGCTGCCTTCCAGTAGCTGCAAGATGATACCTTTAAGCAGTTTCAATCACAGACTTCGTCAATACCCGCTGGGACTTGGCACTTCTGGTAGTCACCAGAGTGGTCAATTTGATTTATCAGGCGTTTCGAAGGGTGGAAAGGGAAAGAGACGGAGCTTTGTCTATGTGAAATCACTGGTGGATGTGGATAAGGTGGCGGAGAGCAGTGGAAGTTTTGTAGGATTTGAAGGAAGTAGGACCTATGATGCCATTGTTATTGGCTCAGGGATTGGTGGACTTGTGGCAGCTACTCAGCTGGCTGTAAAAGGAGCCAAAGTTTTGGTCTTGGAGAAGTATGTAATCCCTGGAGGAAGCTCAGGATTTTATGAAAGGGATGGCTACAAATTTGATGTGGGATCATCAGTAATGTTTGGTTTCAGCGATAAG GGAAATCTGAATTTGATAACTCAGGCATTGGCAGCAGTAGGAAGCAAGATAGATGTGATACCTGACCCAACTACAGTTCACTTTCACCTACCTGATGATCTCTCTGTCCGAGTACATAGAGAATACAGTGATTTTGTTGCAGAAATCGTGCATAAATTTCCACATGAAAAGGAAGGGATTCTTAACTTTTATGGTGAATGCTGGAAG ATCTTTAATTCCCTGAACTCATTGGAGTTAAAATCACTTGAGGAGCCAATTTATCTTTTCGGGCAGTTTTTCAAGAAGCCTATTGAGTGCTTGACTCTTG CCTACTATTTGCCCCAGAATGCTGGTGACATAGCTCGAAAGTTCATTAAGGATCCACAGTTGCTATCCTTTATAGATGCAGAG tGTTTTATAGTAAGCACAGTTAACGCTTTACAGACACCAATGATCAATGCAAGCATG GTTTTATGTGACAGGCATTTTGGAGGTATTAACTACCCTGTTGGTGGGGTTGGTGAAATTGCCAAGTCCTTGGCAAAAGGCCTGGTTAAGAAGGGCAGCGAGATACTTTACAAGGCAAATGTGACAAACATTATAGTTAACAATGGAAAAGCT GTGGGTGTGAAGTTGTCAGATGGAAGGAAGTTTTATGCTAGAACTATAATATCAAATGCTACTAGATGGGATACATTTG GAAAGCtattagaaaagaaaaacctgcctaaagaggaagaaaattttcagaaagCATATGTTAAAGCTCCATCTTTTCTTTCTATTCACGTGGGAATTAAAGCTGAGATTTTGCCTCCAGATACAGATTGCCACCACTTTGTCCTTGAG GATGACTGGAAAAATTTAGAAAACTCATATGGAAGTATATTTTTGAGTATTCCCACGGTACTGGATTCGTCATTAGCTCCAGAAGGACGCCATATTCTTCACATATTTACAACTTCTTCCATAGAGGACTGGGAG GGACTGTCTAGAAAAGACTATGAGGCAAAGAAGGAGCTTGTAGCAGAGAAAATCATAATGACACTTGAAAAGAAACTCTTTCCAGGCCTGAAGTCAGCAATTGTTTTTAAGGAG GTTGGGACACCAAAGACACACCGACGGTACTTGGCTCGTGATAGTGGTACCTACGGCCCAATGCCACGTAATACTCCTAAGGGCCTATTGGGAATGCCATTCAACACGACA GGTATCGATGGTCTATACTGTGTTGGAGATAGTTGCTTTCCAGGACAAGGTGTTATAGCGGTTGCCTTCTCAGGAGTTATGTGCGCTCATCGG GGCTTGAGAGGAAATCCCCCGTACTGGATGCTGCCCTCCTACGATTACTTGGTTGGTTGA
- the LOC113772849 gene encoding prolycopene isomerase, chloroplastic isoform X1: MATSALNPLSFNTAAKRSSWPTSKKFKSLLFSPDGLPVIMSCKMGILNSGFYSSLLPSSSCKMIPLSSFNHRLRQYPLGLGTSGSHQSGQFDLSGVSKGGKGKRRSFVYVKSLVDVDKVAESSGSFVGFEGSRTYDAIVIGSGIGGLVAATQLAVKGAKVLVLEKYVIPGGSSGFYERDGYKFDVGSSVMFGFSDKGNLNLITQALAAVGSKIDVIPDPTTVHFHLPDDLSVRVHREYSDFVAEIVHKFPHEKEGILNFYGECWKIFNSLNSLELKSLEEPIYLFGQFFKKPIECLTLAYYLPQNAGDIARKFIKDPQLLSFIDAECFIVSTVNALQTPMINASMVLCDRHFGGINYPVGGVGEIAKSLAKGLVKKGSEILYKANVTNIIVNNGKAVGVKLSDGRKFYARTIISNATRWDTFGKLLEKKNLPKEEENFQKAYVKAPSFLSIHVGIKAEILPPDTDCHHFVLEDDWKNLENSYGSIFLSIPTVLDSSLAPEGRHILHIFTTSSIEDWEGLSRKDYEAKKELVAEKIIMTLEKKLFPGLKSAIVFKEVGTPKTHRRYLARDSGTYGPMPRNTPKGLLGMPFNTTGIDGLYCVGDSCFPGQGVIAVAFSGVMCAHRVGADLGLERKSPVLDAALLRLLGWLRTLA; this comes from the exons ATGGCAACCTCTGCTTTAAATCCCCTATCTTTCAATACTGCGGCTAAACGATCTTCATGGCCCACAAGCAAAAAGTTCAAATCTTTATTATTTAGCCCCGATGGACTTCCCGTTATCATGAGCTGCAAAATGGGTATCTTGAATTCTGGGTTCTACAGTTCTTTGCTGCCTTCCAGTAGCTGCAAGATGATACCTTTAAGCAGTTTCAATCACAGACTTCGTCAATACCCGCTGGGACTTGGCACTTCTGGTAGTCACCAGAGTGGTCAATTTGATTTATCAGGCGTTTCGAAGGGTGGAAAGGGAAAGAGACGGAGCTTTGTCTATGTGAAATCACTGGTGGATGTGGATAAGGTGGCGGAGAGCAGTGGAAGTTTTGTAGGATTTGAAGGAAGTAGGACCTATGATGCCATTGTTATTGGCTCAGGGATTGGTGGACTTGTGGCAGCTACTCAGCTGGCTGTAAAAGGAGCCAAAGTTTTGGTCTTGGAGAAGTATGTAATCCCTGGAGGAAGCTCAGGATTTTATGAAAGGGATGGCTACAAATTTGATGTGGGATCATCAGTAATGTTTGGTTTCAGCGATAAG GGAAATCTGAATTTGATAACTCAGGCATTGGCAGCAGTAGGAAGCAAGATAGATGTGATACCTGACCCAACTACAGTTCACTTTCACCTACCTGATGATCTCTCTGTCCGAGTACATAGAGAATACAGTGATTTTGTTGCAGAAATCGTGCATAAATTTCCACATGAAAAGGAAGGGATTCTTAACTTTTATGGTGAATGCTGGAAG ATCTTTAATTCCCTGAACTCATTGGAGTTAAAATCACTTGAGGAGCCAATTTATCTTTTCGGGCAGTTTTTCAAGAAGCCTATTGAGTGCTTGACTCTTG CCTACTATTTGCCCCAGAATGCTGGTGACATAGCTCGAAAGTTCATTAAGGATCCACAGTTGCTATCCTTTATAGATGCAGAG tGTTTTATAGTAAGCACAGTTAACGCTTTACAGACACCAATGATCAATGCAAGCATG GTTTTATGTGACAGGCATTTTGGAGGTATTAACTACCCTGTTGGTGGGGTTGGTGAAATTGCCAAGTCCTTGGCAAAAGGCCTGGTTAAGAAGGGCAGCGAGATACTTTACAAGGCAAATGTGACAAACATTATAGTTAACAATGGAAAAGCT GTGGGTGTGAAGTTGTCAGATGGAAGGAAGTTTTATGCTAGAACTATAATATCAAATGCTACTAGATGGGATACATTTG GAAAGCtattagaaaagaaaaacctgcctaaagaggaagaaaattttcagaaagCATATGTTAAAGCTCCATCTTTTCTTTCTATTCACGTGGGAATTAAAGCTGAGATTTTGCCTCCAGATACAGATTGCCACCACTTTGTCCTTGAG GATGACTGGAAAAATTTAGAAAACTCATATGGAAGTATATTTTTGAGTATTCCCACGGTACTGGATTCGTCATTAGCTCCAGAAGGACGCCATATTCTTCACATATTTACAACTTCTTCCATAGAGGACTGGGAG GGACTGTCTAGAAAAGACTATGAGGCAAAGAAGGAGCTTGTAGCAGAGAAAATCATAATGACACTTGAAAAGAAACTCTTTCCAGGCCTGAAGTCAGCAATTGTTTTTAAGGAG GTTGGGACACCAAAGACACACCGACGGTACTTGGCTCGTGATAGTGGTACCTACGGCCCAATGCCACGTAATACTCCTAAGGGCCTATTGGGAATGCCATTCAACACGACA GGTATCGATGGTCTATACTGTGTTGGAGATAGTTGCTTTCCAGGACAAGGTGTTATAGCGGTTGCCTTCTCAGGAGTTATGTGCGCTCATCGGGTAGGTGCTGACCTAG GGCTTGAGAGGAAATCCCCCGTACTGGATGCTGCCCTCCTACGATTACTTGGTTGGTTGAGGACGTTAGCATGA
- the LOC113772849 gene encoding prolycopene isomerase, chloroplastic isoform X3 — MATSALNPLSFNTAAKRSSWPTSKKFKSLLFSPDGLPVIMSCKMGILNSGFYSSLLPSSSCKMIPLSSFNHRLRQYPLGLGTSGSHQSGQFDLSGVSKGGKGKRRSFVYVKSLVDVDKVAESSGSFVGFEGSRTYDAIVIGSGIGGLVAATQLAVKGAKVLVLEKYVIPGGSSGFYERDGYKFDVGSSVMFGFSDKGNLNLITQALAAVGSKIDVIPDPTTVHFHLPDDLSVRVHREYSDFVAEIVHKFPHEKEGILNFYGECWKIFNSLNSLELKSLEEPIYLFGQFFKKPIECLTLAYYLPQNAGDIARKFIKDPQLLSFIDAEVLCDRHFGGINYPVGGVGEIAKSLAKGLVKKGSEILYKANVTNIIVNNGKAVGVKLSDGRKFYARTIISNATRWDTFGKLLEKKNLPKEEENFQKAYVKAPSFLSIHVGIKAEILPPDTDCHHFVLEDDWKNLENSYGSIFLSIPTVLDSSLAPEGRHILHIFTTSSIEDWEGLSRKDYEAKKELVAEKIIMTLEKKLFPGLKSAIVFKEVGTPKTHRRYLARDSGTYGPMPRNTPKGLLGMPFNTTGIDGLYCVGDSCFPGQGVIAVAFSGVMCAHRVGADLGLERKSPVLDAALLRLLGWLRTLA, encoded by the exons ATGGCAACCTCTGCTTTAAATCCCCTATCTTTCAATACTGCGGCTAAACGATCTTCATGGCCCACAAGCAAAAAGTTCAAATCTTTATTATTTAGCCCCGATGGACTTCCCGTTATCATGAGCTGCAAAATGGGTATCTTGAATTCTGGGTTCTACAGTTCTTTGCTGCCTTCCAGTAGCTGCAAGATGATACCTTTAAGCAGTTTCAATCACAGACTTCGTCAATACCCGCTGGGACTTGGCACTTCTGGTAGTCACCAGAGTGGTCAATTTGATTTATCAGGCGTTTCGAAGGGTGGAAAGGGAAAGAGACGGAGCTTTGTCTATGTGAAATCACTGGTGGATGTGGATAAGGTGGCGGAGAGCAGTGGAAGTTTTGTAGGATTTGAAGGAAGTAGGACCTATGATGCCATTGTTATTGGCTCAGGGATTGGTGGACTTGTGGCAGCTACTCAGCTGGCTGTAAAAGGAGCCAAAGTTTTGGTCTTGGAGAAGTATGTAATCCCTGGAGGAAGCTCAGGATTTTATGAAAGGGATGGCTACAAATTTGATGTGGGATCATCAGTAATGTTTGGTTTCAGCGATAAG GGAAATCTGAATTTGATAACTCAGGCATTGGCAGCAGTAGGAAGCAAGATAGATGTGATACCTGACCCAACTACAGTTCACTTTCACCTACCTGATGATCTCTCTGTCCGAGTACATAGAGAATACAGTGATTTTGTTGCAGAAATCGTGCATAAATTTCCACATGAAAAGGAAGGGATTCTTAACTTTTATGGTGAATGCTGGAAG ATCTTTAATTCCCTGAACTCATTGGAGTTAAAATCACTTGAGGAGCCAATTTATCTTTTCGGGCAGTTTTTCAAGAAGCCTATTGAGTGCTTGACTCTTG CCTACTATTTGCCCCAGAATGCTGGTGACATAGCTCGAAAGTTCATTAAGGATCCACAGTTGCTATCCTTTATAGATGCAGAG GTTTTATGTGACAGGCATTTTGGAGGTATTAACTACCCTGTTGGTGGGGTTGGTGAAATTGCCAAGTCCTTGGCAAAAGGCCTGGTTAAGAAGGGCAGCGAGATACTTTACAAGGCAAATGTGACAAACATTATAGTTAACAATGGAAAAGCT GTGGGTGTGAAGTTGTCAGATGGAAGGAAGTTTTATGCTAGAACTATAATATCAAATGCTACTAGATGGGATACATTTG GAAAGCtattagaaaagaaaaacctgcctaaagaggaagaaaattttcagaaagCATATGTTAAAGCTCCATCTTTTCTTTCTATTCACGTGGGAATTAAAGCTGAGATTTTGCCTCCAGATACAGATTGCCACCACTTTGTCCTTGAG GATGACTGGAAAAATTTAGAAAACTCATATGGAAGTATATTTTTGAGTATTCCCACGGTACTGGATTCGTCATTAGCTCCAGAAGGACGCCATATTCTTCACATATTTACAACTTCTTCCATAGAGGACTGGGAG GGACTGTCTAGAAAAGACTATGAGGCAAAGAAGGAGCTTGTAGCAGAGAAAATCATAATGACACTTGAAAAGAAACTCTTTCCAGGCCTGAAGTCAGCAATTGTTTTTAAGGAG GTTGGGACACCAAAGACACACCGACGGTACTTGGCTCGTGATAGTGGTACCTACGGCCCAATGCCACGTAATACTCCTAAGGGCCTATTGGGAATGCCATTCAACACGACA GGTATCGATGGTCTATACTGTGTTGGAGATAGTTGCTTTCCAGGACAAGGTGTTATAGCGGTTGCCTTCTCAGGAGTTATGTGCGCTCATCGGGTAGGTGCTGACCTAG GGCTTGAGAGGAAATCCCCCGTACTGGATGCTGCCCTCCTACGATTACTTGGTTGGTTGAGGACGTTAGCATGA